The proteins below come from a single Takifugu rubripes chromosome 10, fTakRub1.2, whole genome shotgun sequence genomic window:
- the mak gene encoding serine/threonine-protein kinase MAK isoform X6: protein MNRYTTLKQLGDGTYGSVLMGRSNESGELVAIKRMKRKFYSWEECMNLREVKALKKLNHANVVKLKEVIRENDHLYFVFEYMKENLYQLMKDRENKMFSENEIRNMMFQVLSGLVFVHKHGFFHRDMKPENLLCMGPELVKIADFGLAREIRSKPPYTDYVSTRWYRAPEVLLRSSNYSSAIDLWAVGCIMAELYTLRPLFPGNSEVDEIFKICQVLGTVKKTDWPEGYQLASAMNFRFPQCVPTHLKTLIPHASNEAIALMRDLLQWDPKKRPTAVQSLRYPYFQVGQILGPHPQSQEVKNARPVPQKQLSEPKPTESKVFTDTRKQQQHPHQPLQQIPLPQTEKPGGVSNAKPSPTGSENTIGGGTGTLKNGRRRWGQSKTRESREELDPPEMSVSTSKKEQRSLKEHQPLPKVQEPLYSFSTLTKLPSHVKISQPDCNLPTSAARQHYLSQSRYLPGLISKNRTSSLDKDLSGMTLRDLWDNSSNNVNKPLAPPLGLSVSRANVDYEAWKKRADRTEVKGSNYSVLGRTAGNLLSSAAAVQPVHGRVDWTSKYGGNR, encoded by the exons ATGAATCGCTACACCACCCTGAAGCAGCTGGGTGACGGCACATACGGCAGCGTGCTGATGGGGAGAAGCAACGAGTCTGGTGAACTAGTCGCTATAAAGAG aatGAAGAGGAAGTTTTATTCATGGGAGGAATGTATGAATCTAAGAGAGGTGAAG GCACTTAAGAAGCTGAACCATGCCAACGTGGTGAAACTGAAAGAGGTTATCCGAGAAAACGATCATCTGTATTTTGTCTTTGAGTATATGAAGGAAAACCTCTACCAGCTCATGAAGGACAg AGAGAACAAGATGTTCTCAGAAAATGAAATTAGGAACATGATGTTTCAAGTGCTGTCTGGGTTGGTTTTTGTACACAAGCATG GTTTCTTCCATCGAGACATGAAACCTGAGAATCTGTTGTGCATGGGGCCAGAGCTGGTCAAAATAGCAGATTTTGGCCTGGCCCGAGAGATCCGCTCCAAACCTCCGTATACAGACTATGTATCGACTAGATG GTACCGAGCTCCAGAGGTGCTGCTCCGCTCTTCTAACTACAGCTCTGCCATTGACCTGTGGGCTGTGGGCTGCATCATGGCTGAGCTCTACACTCTTAGGCCTCTTTTCCCTGGAAACAGTGAAGTCGATGAGATCTTTAAGATCTGCCAAGTCCTGGGCACTGTCAAAAAG ACAGATTGGCCAGAAGGTTACCAGCTCGCTTCTGCTATGAATTTCCGGTTCCCCCAATGTGTTCCAACCCATCTGAAGACCCTCATCCCTCATGCCAGTAATGAGGCCATTGCCTTGATGAGGGACCTGCTGCAATGGGACCCCAAAAAAAGACCCACTGCAGTACAG TCCCTGCGTTACCCATATTTCCAAGTGGGCCAGATCTTAGGACCCCATCCTCAGAGCCAGGAGGTTAAAAACGCTAGGCCGGTCCCGCAGAAGCAGCTCTCCGAGCCCAAGCCCACTGAATCCAAAGTGTTCACTGACACCAGGAAGCAACAGCAACATCCTCACCAGCCTCTTCAGCAGATCCCACTTCCTCAAACTGAGAAACCTGGAGGAGTCAGCAATGCA AAACCATCACCTACAGGCAGTGAGAATACCATCGGTGGTGGGACGGGGACGCTAAAGAATGGGCGTCGTCGCTGGGGACAATCGAAAACCAGAGAAAGCAGGGAGGAGCTTGACCCCCCCGAAATGTCTGTTTCTACCTCcaagaaggagcagaggagcctCAAGGAGCACCAGCCACT GCCCAAGGTCCAGGAACCTCTCTATTCATTCAGCACCCTCACAAAGTTACCCAGCCATGTTAAGATCAGCCAGCCAGACTGCAACCTTCCAACATCTGCTGCTCGACAGCACTACCTAAGCCAGTCCCGATATTTACCAG GGCTGATCAGCAAGAATCGGACGTCTTCCTTGGACAAAGATTTGAGTGGTATGACGCTTCGAGATCTATGGGATAATTCCTCCAACAATGTAAATAAACCACTTGCTCCTCCATTAGGATTATCTGTCAGCAGAGCCAATGTTG ATTATGAGGCCTGGAAGAAAAGGGCAGATCGGACAGAGGTGAAAGGGAGCAACTACTCAGTTCTGGGGAGAACTGCTGGGAACCTGCtgagcagtgctgctgctgtacagCCGGTCCACGGCAGGGTGGACTGGACCTCCAAATATGGTGGAAATAGATAG